One segment of Macaca fascicularis isolate 582-1 chromosome 4, T2T-MFA8v1.1 DNA contains the following:
- the WTAP gene encoding pre-mRNA-splicing regulator WTAP isoform X4: MTNEEPLPKKVRLSETDFKVMARDELILRWKQYEAYVQALEGKYTDLNSNDVTGLRESEEKLKQQQQESARRENILVMRLATKEQEMQECTTQIQYLKQVQQPSVAQLRSTMVDPAINLFFLKMKGELEQTKDKLEQAQNELSAWKFTPDRGLMASDYSEEVATSEKFPF, from the exons ATGACCAACGAAGAACCTCTTCCCAAGAAG GTTCGACTGAGTGAAACAGACTTCAAAGTTATGGCAAGAGATGAGTTAATTCTAAG atGGAAACAATATGAAGCATATGTACAAGCTTTGGAGGGCAAGTACACAGATCTTAACT cTAATGATGTAACTGGCCTAAGAGAGTCTGAAGAAAAACTAAAGCAACAACAGCAGGAGTCTGCACGCAGGGAAAACATCCTTGTAATGCGACTAGCAACCAAGGAACAAGAGATGCAAGAGTGTACT ACTCAAATCCAGTACCTCAAGCAAGTCCAGCAGCCGAGCGTTGCCCAACTGAGATCAACAATGGTAGACCCAGCGATCAACTTGTTTTTCCTAAAAATGAAAGGTGAACTGGAACAGACTAAAGACAAACTGGAACAAGCCCAAAATGAACTGAGTGCCTGGAAGTTTACGCCTGATAG AGGCCTGATGGCGTCGGACTATTCCGAAGAAGTGGCCACCTCCGAAAAATTCCCCTTCTAG